The Pseudomonas sp. S06B 330 genome contains the following window.
AACGCAATCCCGTCGCCTTTCGACTTCACCGTTCCCAATAGCGGCTTGTTAAAGGTTCCAGTAGCCCGGAAGTCCCGTGCGGTCCTGGTCATCTCTGCACGCAACTGCGGATCCAGGCCATCGATTACCGTGCCAATTTGTGCCGGGCTGTCGCCACCGACGGTCAAGGCCCCTGCAAGCCGCTCTTCTAAAGGCATCAAGGCAGCTTTCAGCAGGACAATGCGCTGGTTATAGGCCGCTTCGCTGCCAGCCATGGCGAAACCTGTGGACTGGCGTATCAGTTCGCGGTTGCGCAGCTTGTAGATTTCCTTGAGCTGGCTACGCAGGTTCATCGAATGCTCACGGGCCTGATTGAACTCCGTGAGTTCTGCCACTGATGCAGCACGTAACGTCAGGCCCTGACGTGAGAATTCACGGAGCAGCTGCAGCCTTGCCGACGACCCGATGTGGCGAATGTAGTCATTGGGGTCAATGTTGCGGCCTAGCTTGAAGGTTTCGTGAGCCCTTTCCAGTTGATCCGCAATCTTTAGCTGTCGGGCCGGGATGTAAGCTTCATCCAACATGCTCTGCAAACCCATGAACTGAGTATTCAGTTTGGTGTAATTGGGCAGGCGTTTAATCATCAAGCTGTGAAATTGATTGCTCAATACATTGACGTTATTGGTGCTTTGCGCAGCATCAAGCACCTTGATGGTGAAGCTGCTCAAGTCCGCCAGTTTTTTTGCAATGTCGATTTGCTCTGCCAGGCTCAAGGTGTCGAGCCCAGGCACCACCGTCAACAGGTCGGACTCCAGGTAAGCAGCCAGTTTTTTCGCAGCGTTTCGATCTGCGCACATCGCCGCCACACAAACGAATTCGGTTTCCAGACGGTGCTTGATCTGTGCATCGAGTGTGAAATCGTAGTACCAGGCTGCGCGGTGGAACAGGCCGGCGGTGAACAGGTTGAGGCGATCGTCGCGTAGGGTTTGCAGGCGGGCATGCCAGTGACTCAGCAGGTTTTGCTGCGCCAGGACAAAGGCTTCCATTTCTGCCCGCTTGACCAGGTCGTCGATGCCGCGCTGGCCAATGTCCTTGCCGTACAGCGCGTGCCAACTCTCCAGGCTGAGCGTGTTGAGGGCATCCTGATGTTTTTGATAGAGCGCAGCTCCCAGCGCGTCTTTCATGTCGATAAAGGCACGGGCATAGACATTGTCCTCGGCCGCTTGTCGCCAGTGCTGTTCGCTACCGAAGATGCCCGGTGCCGGATGTTCGTGCCGGACCGTTAGAAACTCAAAGATTCTCGATTGCTGTTGCTTTGTGGTGTCATCTTTCAGCGCGCGAATGGCCGAATCGGTTTCGCTCTGCGCCACCAAGCGTGCGGTATTGACGGTGTACAAGGACTGGATGTAAGTACCACTGAGGTATTGGGCCTGGCGCGTGTCGTCAGCACTCCACTGATCGATCCAGTCGGCCACTTTCAGTTGGGCGGCGGCCAGGTCGCGCATCACGCCAATGTCGTCGCGCAGCACCAGAAACAGGTAATCGTCCTGGTAAGCACCGAGTACTTTACTGGTCAGTGCTTCAATTTCCGTGTCCTGGAACAACGGCTGCTCTTCCCAGTGGTAGGGCTGTGTCTCCTCAGGGTTGGCGCCGTCGGGAAAGGCTTTGGACGCTGGCCGTTGGCTGGCGCCTGTCGCGTCGGGCGGCTGGGCGTTTTCCGCCACTTCCGCCAGCCATTTGTTTGCCTGTGGCTTGCTCAACAGGTTGGCACCGCCGCGCAGCGGGCAGGCACTCTGCAGGTCGACCCGCTGCATCAAGCGTTGGCGTTCGTCCCTGGACGTGAGCACTTGCGCGCATTTGAAGGCCGTCCACTGAATTTCGCAGTAGCAGGCATACAAGGTGTGATTACGCTTGAACACCAAATGTGGTTCGCCGACAGCACTGGTGCGTGTGTCACTGGCAACCTCCTGACTGTTCCAGAGCAACTTGCTGATCTGGCCTTTTTCAATGCTGTACTCATGCAGATAACCGCTGGTGTCGTCGATGATGTACAGATATCCATCACGCAACAGGCGGATGCCCAACGGCTGGCTCTGTAGTTTGAATGGCATGGACAGCTCAGCGGCAGGATCGAGGTGCTCGACCAAGCCGTAGCGCAGCGGCAGCAACTGCACTTTCGTATTCATCAATGGACACACCCCGAGAGGAGCACGTGCGTCCTTGATGCTTTTGGCCATGGCGGCAGTATTGGCGCTGATCTTGGGGGGGTGTTGAACAGTCACAGCAGGCGTCCTTGTCGGTCAGCGGCCCAGTGTTCGGCCAGTTCGGCAGCACGCCGCACACGGGTCAATGGGGCATCTGGCGTCGATTCCGTCAGCAGTTGAACGATGTCTGGGTGGTCAGCCAGCGGCCGCCCGCCCAGGTAGCCGAAAACATTCGCGTACAGGGTGATTTCCTGTGGGCTGGCAAAGCCTAGTTGATAGGCGTCGCCCGCTAATGTCTGCACATACTGACGACGCTCAGGCGGTGCAACAGTCGCCATGAAATCCGGGAAGTACTGTTGCAGGTGCTCACACACGCTGGAGACAGTGTTGCGAAACTCGACGTCCCCCAACGCGGTAAGCTCCTGATCGCTCAATCGATAGGACGCCGGCTCAGCACTGGCTTGCGGTGTTCGCGCGTGTTGCCGCCAGGTGGCGTCCACGCCATCCGGCAAGCAAACATGCGTGACAGGGCCAAACCAGCGGGCACTGCCGTCTTGCACCGCGATACCGAACAGTTGATGCATCACCGCTGGGTCGGCAATGCGCGGCATCACCTCCACGCCTTGTGCCTGTTCAACACTGAGCAAGTGGCGCCAATGCTCACAAAGCCGATGGACATCGGCATCACTGAACAGCAAATAGCCCCACTCGAGGGCGGCGTGTTCCTGAAAATGCGCCAGCAGCGGATCATCGCGGCCTGTGAGCGGAACCAAACAGGGTGAGATGTCTGACAGTTCATGCCAGCGTGTATTCAGGTACAGGCTGTAGGGCGGATTGCCCCAGGGGTGCAGACGTTGCAGCAGATCCGGCATGCTGACACCGTCCAGCAGCAAGTACGCAGGTGTCATCCAGGGCAACTCTTGCGGCAGTGGCGGTAACTCACGCATCGGCTTGCCCCGCTTGTAGTTTCGCCGCTTCGCACACCGCACAGATTGGCTTTTTGGCCATCAAGGCCACGCGCTGCGTCTGGGGTAGCAAAGGCGCTTGAAGCGCCGCCAGTTCAGTTGGCAGCGCTTGTTTGGCCGCAACGCCGGCTACCGGCGCCCCACCGAGTAGAATTTCGCTACTGCTGAAAATACCACCGGGGCCGATGACGATGTGCTGGCCGCCACCTTTCAAGGTGATGCTGGCCCCCGCATCGAGGATCACCTGCACGCCTGTCTTGAGGTGCACTTGCTGACCCGCTTCAACTGCCAGCGTTTGTCCGATCCGGGTATGGCTGCTGCTGGCGACCTGCAAGTAGTCGTTGGCCTTGAGTTCGACCTTGCGGTCCGCGCTCACGGTGCGCTGGTCTTCAGCTTCCAGCACTGCAATGCTGTTGCCCTTGATGGTTTCCCGGCGCTCGTTACCGACTTCCAGGCGGCTGTCATTCTCGATCTTTTGCTCCAGGTCGCGCTGGGCACGCAGGTAGATCAACTCCTGGCCTTTGCGGTCCTCTATCGACAGTTCGTTGTAGCCACCGCTGTCAGGCGAGCTACGGCTGCGCAGCACGGTCTTGGTTTTGTTCGCGGGCAACGGGTAAGGCTGCGGGGTGAGCTTGTTGGGCACGCAACCGGTAATCAACGGCTGGTCGGGATCACCTTCCAGGTAGGTGACCAGCACTTCCATGCCGATGCGCGGGAGGGTCACCGCGCCAAAACCCTGTCCAGCCCAGCTGGACGCTACCCGTAGCCAGCAACTGCTCTTGTCGCTGTTCAGTTCGGTACGGTC
Protein-coding sequences here:
- a CDS encoding DUF4123 domain-containing protein codes for the protein MRELPPLPQELPWMTPAYLLLDGVSMPDLLQRLHPWGNPPYSLYLNTRWHELSDISPCLVPLTGRDDPLLAHFQEHAALEWGYLLFSDADVHRLCEHWRHLLSVEQAQGVEVMPRIADPAVMHQLFGIAVQDGSARWFGPVTHVCLPDGVDATWRQHARTPQASAEPASYRLSDQELTALGDVEFRNTVSSVCEHLQQYFPDFMATVAPPERRQYVQTLAGDAYQLGFASPQEITLYANVFGYLGGRPLADHPDIVQLLTESTPDAPLTRVRRAAELAEHWAADRQGRLL
- a CDS encoding toxin VasX: MTVQHPPKISANTAAMAKSIKDARAPLGVCPLMNTKVQLLPLRYGLVEHLDPAAELSMPFKLQSQPLGIRLLRDGYLYIIDDTSGYLHEYSIEKGQISKLLWNSQEVASDTRTSAVGEPHLVFKRNHTLYACYCEIQWTAFKCAQVLTSRDERQRLMQRVDLQSACPLRGGANLLSKPQANKWLAEVAENAQPPDATGASQRPASKAFPDGANPEETQPYHWEEQPLFQDTEIEALTSKVLGAYQDDYLFLVLRDDIGVMRDLAAAQLKVADWIDQWSADDTRQAQYLSGTYIQSLYTVNTARLVAQSETDSAIRALKDDTTKQQQSRIFEFLTVRHEHPAPGIFGSEQHWRQAAEDNVYARAFIDMKDALGAALYQKHQDALNTLSLESWHALYGKDIGQRGIDDLVKRAEMEAFVLAQQNLLSHWHARLQTLRDDRLNLFTAGLFHRAAWYYDFTLDAQIKHRLETEFVCVAAMCADRNAAKKLAAYLESDLLTVVPGLDTLSLAEQIDIAKKLADLSSFTIKVLDAAQSTNNVNVLSNQFHSLMIKRLPNYTKLNTQFMGLQSMLDEAYIPARQLKIADQLERAHETFKLGRNIDPNDYIRHIGSSARLQLLREFSRQGLTLRAASVAELTEFNQAREHSMNLRSQLKEIYKLRNRELIRQSTGFAMAGSEAAYNQRIVLLKAALMPLEERLAGALTVGGDSPAQIGTVIDGLDPQLRAEMTRTARDFRATGTFNKPLLGTVKSKGDGIALALFVIQGLKFIEAMSVLVKPDRSLADFGAAGESFLGMSAAGFSAVQGLSVTLFQAHIEQMESAAGKLNTMSRLGRWSGTSGLGAFGFGGIAASIDLGKHSLQWGRALAKGDYKGLGAATVQITGDGILAGTNTWAAKHTGSIIKNILKTPTELRALAWAEASPRLLAIGARANLIGLVATALQLVGEGLYNYFNLYDLQAWMETSTWGNKSRHRTLQDEWSELARVVQKPTCELIRDEKQTYLKLVLPGISTQEMDQRKLQLQAYEQVRDNYVHQPYRRNLPPASWKERTAIWATRFIVVSEGQQALTLHLPINDCEQTSDFALAFTIAYQLDAERDVLHQTTFVLRNLYITRSYGVTIMAKGTYRLDSVESMPPGTGKAPFRLFIRDDLATVDV